From the genome of Treponema peruense:
CAACCAAGTCAGCCCACTGCTTTGTAAATTCAAGGTTATCACCACGAGAAACTACAACAAAAGGTTTTTTGCCAGCAATTCCTGGCATAATTGGAGAAAGATATTCTGCAGAATAATTTCCGTTTCCAATTTCAACAACCCACTGAGGAATTTCTGAACCAAACGATGCTCCCTGATAGTCAAGAATTGTTACGTAATTCTTCTGAACTTTAGCAGCATTGCCTTTGATTCCAGAACCAGAAACTTTTGTAGTTCCACAGCTACTGAACAGAACAGCAGCTACAACAGAAAGAATAAAAATACTCTTTTTCATTTTATTTCTCCTACTAAAAATTTGCAGAGCAAATTTTACTTTTTAACAAACCGCCAAAAAGACGGACTAATCCTAAATAAAAAAGTTACTTAAAAGAAAGATTATTCATATAAGAATCAAAATTTTTGCTGAATTCTGTTCCAATGTTTTTTTCCAAAACCCGATAAGTTCTATTTTTGGCATCGGATTCAGAAGAAGCACCTTCTCTTCCTTTTAAATTTATTGCAAACAGCGACTCCGACTTCAAATTATCAGAAAAATCTAAGTCCAATGTATAAACACAGTAAGTGATTTTTCCTTTTTTTGAAATTTCGGAAGAATAACTGCCTTCAAGCCCATATTTTTCTTTTTTAGAAGAAGATGTTTTAAATCCGTATTTTGAAAAAACGTTTTGAAAAGCAGACTTTATTTTATTTTCCCTGTCGCCACCAACCCTTATATAAATCGTAATCCCTTCTGCAAACTTCTTTTGAGTAGCCTGCATGCTTTGAAGCGAAACGATTTTTTTACTGATCGCATTTCCCTGTTCAAAATCAATTACTGTAAGATTTTTAAGCAACCTGTTGTTTTCAGAAGCAATGTCGGTTGCAAAACAAATTTCACTATAACCGTAAAAAGAATGCGGATTTTTTTCAGACTCTGCTGCAGACTGTCTGACAACTGCATCGTTTTTCTGTATAAGATCCAGATAAACAGCGGCTGTTTTTTTTCTGTCGAGGATTGCAATTGCATACCATTTTTTTTCGGATGAATTGTAAAAATATTCTGCAATTTCGATTCCAATCAGATTTTCTGCCTCGATTTGGCTTGTTATATTCTGCTGTAAGTTTCCTGACGAAGAAAAAGAAATTTTTCCGTCAGAAAGAGCCTGTTCCATTTTTTTTGATGCGAGACTGTTAGACTTTACAGTCTGCCCAAAAATAGAAGAAAGGTTTTTTACGGCTTCAAGTTCTGCACTTTCCCGATTTTCTCCAGAGCCAGTTCCGTTCATATAAGTTTCCGAAGGATAAACGCTTGCAGGAAGAGTTATCCATTCAGGCATTTTCTTTTTTGCGCCAAAAACCAGACAGGCAGAGAATATAAAGGAAAAAACAAAAATTCTTTTCTTCATAAAAATCCTTAAACTTTCTTACGTTATTAAGTTTTGCAAATTGTTAGAATTTTACAGCAGATTTTTTTATGTATTTTTTTATATCGTTGTTCTGATCAGACCAGATAATTCTGTTTGTTTCCAAATCAATCAACTGCATATCAACCTGATATGTTCTTACCTGCTGTCTTCCGTCAGTATCTACAATTGTCGTAACAGTGCCCTGGAGCATAAAATCTGCGGCAATTTCGTTTCCGATTGATTTTGCAGTTTCATAAGCATTTTCTGCCTGATCATATTTTTCTGCACGGAGCTCTTCTCTCTGATTTGCATCTGCAACAAATTCCAAAGTTCCGTCATTAATAATTACATTCTGAAATCTTTTTGAAAGAATTGAAGTGTCAATGTGTTCAACGCTCTTGTTTTTGATAGTTCCAATAATTACAACAGGAGTTCTGCCTTTTGCGCTCTTAAAATTTGCAACGCGTTTTGATTTTATGCACGAATCAATCAAAGTTGTACAAACCTGATTAACATCGTTGTCGTTCCAATATCCGCTCAAATCTTTTACGCTTTCTTCTGCTCCATATCTTGTTACAGAAGTCGATCCGCAAGAAAAGAAAAACAACGAAGAAACAACCAATAAATTTGCCAATACTACTTTTATTTTCATAAATTACCTCTCAATAATAAATCTATTTTATACAAGAAGAAACAACCAATGAAGGCCTTCCTTCTTTTACTTCCGTTTCAAACGGTTTTTCGACTATACTTCCGTCAGAAAAGCGATAAATCACCTTTCCCTTGTACAAACCAGCAGAAACAGTAAAACCTGCGGCATTTACGGTTTCTGGAAAAAATTCTCCCTGCCGAATATCAGCAGTTTCGGTCAAATCAATAGCTGAAAGTCCTGCTGCTGTTGAAGAACAAAGCGCGTCAAAAGCTACCGAAGACAAAGTATAAGCAATACTTCTTCCAGAAAGCAATTTTAAGCCTTCATAACTGGCGTTTATACTTGCAATTCCTGCCACAATTCCACTGACTTTTTTTGTAATACTGCGGTTCATACTTGCAACATATTCTTTTCTAGCTCTAAGTTTAACAGATTTTTCCAAATTTGCATTAAAATTTTCTATTATAACGGCTCTTTTGGTTCCCACATTATTCAGTACAACATCAACTCCGCTTACAGTAGATTTTCCTGCATAAAACGGATAGACAAATTTAAACTGAACTGGAAGACGACGATAAGAAGAATTTCCTGTCGGAACATAAAAATATGTAGATTTTGAAGGAAAATAAACTTCTTTTGCAGTCTGCGTTCCAATAAGACCTGCAAGAGCAAGAACGTTAACACGGCCTTTACCAGAAGGAATTGCAGAATCAACAGAATCAAAATCTTTTACAAGCGACTTTAAGACAATAGAATCAGAATCAATCTGGCTTTTATCGCCATCGGCCTGTCTTAAAATTAAACTTAAGTATCTGGCAAGAGATGATTCTTTATAAACGTCTTTTTCGGTTGGCTTTTTAGGCAAATCGGCCGTAAAAACAGAAGAGTCAATATTGTAAGCGTTCAGAGATTTTGCGTCCTTATCAAGCTTTTCGCGGGCAGAAGGATCCAGACCGTTTTTTACCAAAACTTCACCATAAAGACGTCTGTATTCAGGAAGTTTTACGGTAGAAAGCTTTGTGAGCTGATTTACAGCATTATTTAAATCTCCCTGCAAATAATAACAAAGGGAATTCATCGTATTTACAAGAAGATACTCGTAAACATTGCCCGTATATTCTTTTATATTTTCGTTGACAATCGCTTTTCCAATTGATTTCGTAATGCTTTTTGTAAGCGCATCAAACATCTGCGCGTCGGTCTTTTCAAAAACAGTTGAAGCCTGAGCATATTCGCCAGTAATAAAATAAAGCATGGCAAGGTCAAGATTGTCTCTTATATCTGCTTTTTTTTTCGTTTTGTACAGCATCATTCCAAGACAAGTAGAATAATTTCGCTGATTGTAGGCTTTTTTATACTCTTCTTCGTTGTATTTAATCGGCTTTATTTTTTTAGAATTTTGTTTTTTTTCAGTCGAAGCAATATTCTCTGATTCTGAATTTTCAATTTTTGAGGAAGAACATGAAACAAAAAAACATGCCAACAGAAGTATAAAAACTTTGATAATTTTTTTCATTCTAAACTCACAATCATGAATAATTTTCAAAACTTTTTTAATTCCTCAGATCCATTATAAAGTATGATAGATATAAAATCAACCACTTCATCAATAACATTGTCTGGAGTACTTGCTCCTGCCGTAAGCCCGACTTTTTGAAGAGAAAAAAATTCTTCAGGAATTTCATCTGCTTTTTCAAATTTTTGCAACCGCCCCAATCATGTTGAAAATCTTCTTTAATAAGAGTAGAATTACGGCATGAAAAAAACATTGGCCCAGATTTTACCCTCGTTCACACACACACTGGTCGCGGAAGACGGAATCACTTTCGCAAACGAACAGACAGTTTCTGCCGCGAAGGCAGTTCAGATAGAAAATCTTGCATTTGACAGCAGAAAAGTAACACAGAATTCAGTTTTTTTTGCACTTCCCGGAACACACACGACAGGAAACAAATTCATACCGCAGGCAATAGAAAACGGTGCGGTGGCAATTGTATTTCAGGACACTTTCTCGGAAGAAGAAAAAGAGCAGATTGCACTTGCAGTTTCAAAAGCAAAAGCAAAAGCAAAGCCTGTATTCATAAAAGTTGAATCTGCACGTTTTGCAATGTCACCGGCATCGGCATGTTTCTATGATAATCCGTCAGAAAAACTTGTCATCTACGGAGTAACAGGCACTGAAGGAAAATCTTCAACAGTTTCATTTATATGGCAGCTTCTTCGCCTGTGCGGAATAAAAGCCGGCTTCATTTCTACAGTCCAGTATTCTTTGGGAGAAGATGCCGTAAACAACCCGGAACACCAGACTACGCCGGAAGCACCCATCGTCCAGCGGGAACTTTATGAGATGCTTCAGAACGGCTGCACCCACGCGGTAGTTGAATCTTCATCACATGGACTCAGCAAACGCACAAACCGTCTTGGGGACGTTCACTTTGACTGCGCAGTTTTTATGAACGTAACCCTTGAACACCTTGAATTCCACGGAACATATGAACAGTACAGAAGCGACAAGGCAAACCTGTTCCGCGCACTGGACACTTTTGACCACAACAAAATGATTGCAGGCAAAAGCGTTCAGGTTCCGTCCTTCGGAATTGTGAATCTCGAAGATCCTGCAGCACAATACTTTGCATCCTGCACAAAAAAGAAAATCACGGGCTTTACTACAGAAGGTAAAGCTGGAAAACAGGCCGCAGAAGAACTCGAAGCAAAGCCCCTTCCGCATATACCCGACGACATGCCGTACATTTCTGCAAGAAACATTGCAGCCGCAAGATTCGGCCTCACATTCAGCATACACCGCTACGAAGACCACGACTCGCTTAAAGACGGCAACAGGGTAATTCACGTAAAAGCACCTGTTCCGGGAGCATTCAACGCATACAACATAATGGCAGCCCTTCTTGCAGTACACGGAACTACAGGAAAACCGCTCGAAGAACTGGCACCCCTTGTAGCATCGCTCGAAAGTATAAAAGGAAGAATGACTGTTATTGATGAAGGACAGCCTTTTGAAGTAATAGTCGACTACGCACACACACCGTCTTCTTTTGAAACAATATTCCCGCCTTTAAGAAAACGCTGTTCCGGAAAAATGCTCTGCGTCTTTGGTTCAGGCGGTGAACGCGACGTAAAAAAACGGCCGCTTCAGGGTGAAATTGCGGCAAAATTCTGTGACACAATAATACTCACCGACGAAGATCCGCGCGGCGAAGACAGAGTCGCCCTTCTTGAACAGATTGCCGCCGGGGCTGAAAAATACGGAAAGCAGAAAGAAAAAGATTTGTTTATTGTTCCTGACAGACCAAAAGCAATAAGATTCGCATTCAGCAAAGCGGGCAAAAATGACATTGTGCTTCTTTTGGGAAAGTCACACGAAAATTCAATAATTTACAAAGATCACGTTATGGAATACGACGAAATTTCTGAGGCAAAAAAAGCGCTTGCAGAAATTGGATTCAATAGTAGCGGAGAAACAAAATGAATGTAGTATTATTTTACGGCGGAAAATCCGGTGAACACGAAATTTCCCTTATTTCATGTGCAGCAGTAGCAAAGGAAATTTCTTCCGAACATAAAGTAAGCCTTATTTCGGTATCAAAAAGCGGAAAATGGTATCTTGAAGAAGATTCCGTACTCGAAGACCTCCGCAGCGGCAAAACATCTGCCCTTGAAGTACACGAAAAAGAAGAAAATGCAGTATCTGTATTCCCCGGAAACGGAAAAGACAAATCACTTTTTGCAAAAGGTGCATTTATTCCGTGTGACGCGGCTTTTCCTGTAATGCACGGAACATTCAGCGAAGACGGAACAATACAGGGCCTTTTTGAAATGTGCGGGATTCCGTTTGTAGGAAGCGGCGTTCTTGCTTCTGCTGTATCAATGGACAAGGAAACTGCAAAAATTCTCTGTTCCGCAGCAGGAATTCCTGTCGTGCCGTATGTCTGTCTGAGACGCGGTGTTGTCAACGACAGCCGTGCTTTCGACAAAGCCATAGAAGAAGCAATACAGAAACTGGGACTGCCCATTTTTGTAAAACCGTGCGCCGCGGGTTCCAGTGACGGTGCTTCACTTGCGCAGAATGATCGCGAACTTTTCGCTGCAATCGGTGAAGCATTTTCGTGGGACAACAAAATTCTTCTTGAAAAGGCAATAAATGCACGCGAAGTGGAATGTTCGGTAACAGGAAATTCGGTTACAGAAGACTACTTGGTAAGCGAAACGCTGCTCAAGGCATACGGCCCTGGCGAAATTGTTCCCCGCCATGAATTTTATGACTACGACGCAAAATACACCGACCCAAACGGAGCCGACCTTAAGATTCCTGCCCTTCTTCCGGAAGAAAAACTTTGTGAAATACGCACTCTGGCAAAAAAAGCATACGCGGCTCTAAACGAGTCTGGTCTTTCCAGAGTTGACTTTTTTATAGACAAAGAGAACGGTTCACTTTACCTGAATGAAGTAAATACACTCCCTGGCTTTACCGGAATAAGCATGTTCCCCAAGATGTGCGCTTCAGAAGGACTTGATTTTACAAACCTCATTGATCTTCTTCTTAAAGAAGCCGTTACTGAATTTGCACAGAAAAACGTGCTCCGCACAAGCCGCTGACAGGAGGAACAGAATGGAAGCTCATGTTTACCCGAAAGGATGTGTTTTTGAAATACTTGAAGACATAAAAAACAAGCGCGTTACCGTAATGGGACTTGGTCTTAACGGTGGCGGAGAAGCCTGCGTAAAATTCTTTCTCAAGCACGGTGCATACGTAATTGCAACCGACATGAAAACAAAGGAACAGCTTGCCCCGACAATCCAGTCCATTTCAGGTGACAAAACCTTTGACCACTCAAGGCTCACTTACGTTCTTGGCGGACACAGAATTGAAGACTTTACAGGGGCAGACTGCGTAATCAAAAATCCGGGAATACGCATTGAAGGAAACAAATTTCTTGCGGCCGCAAAAGCAATAGAAACAGACATAAGCATTTTTCTTCATTTTACAAAAGCACCGATAATTGCAGTAACCGGCAGCAAGGGAAAATCAAGCACGGTAAGCGCAATAGAATACGGACTCAACGCGTCGGGATTCAAAGCGTTTCTTGGCGGAAACATAACTGTAAGCCCGCTCACGTTCCTTGACCAGACAGACGGAACAACACCCGTAGTTCTGGAACTTTCAAGCTGGCAGCTGGCCGACTTGAGGGGACGCGGCGCACTCAAACCAAAAATCGCTGTAATAACAAAAATTGTTCCCGACCACCAGAACTGGTACCACGACATGGACAGTTACGTCAACGACAAAAAACTCATTTTTGCAGACCAGGACGAAAAATGCTTTACAATACTTGATGCAGACAGCGACGGATACCTTACCGAAACTGCAAATCCAAAGCCTGAATGCAAATGCTGGGGAGACCTGTTTGCCTCTGAAACAAAAGGACAGGTTTTGCGCTACAGCACTAAACAGCTTAAAAAAGGAATGTACGGCGTTTTTCAGAAAAAAGATGATTCCGGTAATTTCTGCGGAATTCTTTCGCTTCCTTTTGAACTCAGAAACCGCCACGCACAGACACACGGTCTTGAAACAGAATGCATAATGAAAAAACTTCTTGTTCCCGGGGACCACATGAGACTCAACGTGCTGAATGCATCCCTTGTATTCTACCTCATGGGCATTGTTCCGCAGCAGATACAGACAGTAATGGGTGCATGGAAGGGAATACCGCACAGACTTGAACTGTTCCACGAGTGGCCTGTTACAGAAAAACATAAGGTAATATTCTACAACGACAGTTGTGCTACTGTTCCTGAAGCAGCCGCGGCGGCATCTCAGTCTTTTTCAAAAAGAGTTGTAATCATCTGCGGCGGAACAGACAAACAGCTGGACTTTACCCCGCTTGCAGGTACCCTTAACTGTGAATGCGGAACAAAATTCAGGCCGCTCGCTGTCTACCTTCTTTCAGGGACAGGAACAGACAAACTTACACCTATGCTTGATGCAAAAAAAGTTCCCTACGAAGGACCGTTTGACTCCCTTGAAGTCCTGCTCAATGTTCTCAGGACAGACATTCTTTCAAAAAGGAGCATCTTTACTGAAAATGACACAAAAAATGTTACCGTAGTTTTTTCACCTGGAGCAACTTCATTCGGAATGTTCACAAACGAATTTGACCGCGGCAACAAGTTCAAAAAAATTGCAGCCGAAATATTCAAATAGGGAAATAAAAAAGACTGCCTGTATCTTTACAGACAGTCTTTTTTATTTCAAGAACGGTGGAGGTACCACCGCTCTTGAAAACTACAGTTGTTGCACAACTGTCTTATTTACGTGTGCGCTTACGCGCACTAATTGAACTCAATCGCAAGTTGATACTTGCTCAATCGTTCAATTTTAAGGAACGTATTTCAAGGACGGTGGAGGTACCACCGTTCTTGAAAACTTTATTTTTTCCAGGGATTTTTGCGTACAAAAGTCTCGTCGCGCTCGTATCCTACAGAAATAATTCCAACCGGAGTACCTGTGTAGTCTTCAATGAATTCTACATAGGCGCGGGCATTCTTCGGAAGCTTCTTGTAAGAGCGGCACTCTTTGAGTGAAGCCTTCCAGCCTTGGAACTTCTGGAGAACAGGCTTTGCAGCATTGAGTTCATCAACATTTGCCGGGAAATCAGTAACAATTTTTCCGTTAATGTCGTAAGCAACACATGCTTCTATCTGATCCATTTCGTCATAGATATCAAGGTGTGTAAGAACAAGGCTGTCAAGGCTGTTAACGCGGCATGCATATCTGAGGGCAACAAGGTCAAGATAACCGCAGCGACGTGCACGGCCTGTAGTAACACCGTACTCGCGTCCAGTGTCGCGCACATACTGGCAGAGTTCGCCTTCGCTTGTTTCATTGAATTCAGTAGGCATAGGACCGTTACCGACGCGTGTCTCGTAAGCCTTGAAAACTCCAAGAATATGATCCAGATCATGAGGACCAATTCCGCAGCCTGTAGCAGCACCGGCAGCACAAGATGCCCCGGAACTTACATAAGGATAGGTTCCGCTGTCTATGTCAAGCATAGCTCCCTGTGCACCCTCAAAGAGAATGTTGTCCTTGCGGTATTCCCACATCTTTGAAGTAAGATCTACGCGCATAGAAAGAAGCTGGTCACGATATTTGTTAAGGTAGTCAAGATCTTCTGCGTCAAGGTCGGCAATCTTTTCTTTCCAGTCAAGGTCGGCCAGTCTGAGTCCGTCTCTGTGTGACTTTTCGCTGTAGGCAATTCCTATTCCGCGGCCTGTAGTTCCGATAGGGCGTTTGCGTGATGCATCGCGTTCCTTATCCATACTGCGGTACTTTGGAAGAATAAGATGAGCCCTGTCAGAAATAAACACACGGCCTTCCCAGTTGATTCCGTTTTCCTTAAGCATGGCAAGCTCATTGAACAAAGCTTCCGGATCAATTACCATTCCGGCACCAAGGAAAACCTTCTTTTCAGGATAAAGGATTCCGCTCGGAACCTGATGAAGGGCAAACTGTTTTCCGTCAACAACAATTGTGTGACCGGCGTTCGGGCCTCCGGAATAGCGTACTACGTACTTTGCATCCTCGGCAAGATAATCTACAATCTTTCCCTTGCCTTCATCGCCCCACTGAGCGCCAATAATTACAACCTTCATATTTCCTCCATTGCATTTCCGATGCATTCAGCGCCGCAAAACGCAAAAAGTTAGTAAGTTAAAGCAGCCTGTCAGCTGTGTATGGACGTATTCTTGACAGTAACATCGTGGGCACTGCCTTCATCAATAGTAACCTGGGAAACAAGCGTAAGTTTTGCCTTCTGCTGGAGTTCAGGAATAGAAAGTGCACCGCAGTTACACATTGTATGAACAACCTTGCTTACAGTCATTGCCACATTGTCATGCAGACGTCCGGCATACGGAACATAGGAGTCAACGCCTTCTTCGAAGGAAAGACCGGATTTTCCGCCCAAATCGTAGCGCTGCCAGTTGCGGGCACGGTTGGAACCTTCACCCCAGTATTCCTTAACATAGTTTCCGTTTATGATAAGCTTGTTTGTAGGAGACTCGTCAAAGCGTGCAAAATAGCGTCCGAGCATAACAAAGTCGGCACCCATGGCAAGAGCCAGAGTAATATGGTAGTCATGTACAATTCCGCCGTCAGAACAGATTGGAACATAAATACCTGTCTTTGCATAATATTCGTCGCGGGCCTTTGCAACTTCGATTGTGGCAGTAGCCTGTCCGCGTCCGATACCTTTCTGCTCGCGTGTAATACAGATTGAACCGCCGCCGATTCCGATCTTTACAAAGTCTGCACCGTTTTCGGCAAGGAACATAAAGCCTTCCCTGTCTACAACGTTTCCGGCACCAACCTTTACATTCTTTCCGAACTTTTCATGAATGTCCTTAAGGGCGCGTGCCTGCCATTCAGAATAGCCTTCTGAAGAATCAAGACAAAGAATATCTACGCCTGCATCAAGAAGTGCAGGAACTCTTTTCATATAGTCGCGTGTGTTTATTCCGGCACCGACAATATAGCGGTGATTGCTGTCAAGAAGTTCAAGCGGGTGTGTCTCGTGGCTGTCAAAATCCTTTCTGAATACAAGAGAAACAAGGTGATTGTTGGAATCAATGACAGGAAGCTGGTTTACTTTGTGTGTCCAGATAAGGTCGTTGGCATCACTCAAAGAAATTCCGTCTTTTCCGGTAATAAGGTCTTTGAAAGGTGTCATGTAGTCGCTTACCTTTGAATTTGCCGGAACATGATCAATTCTGAAGTCGCGCTCAGTGATAATTCCTTCGAGTTTTCCCCTTGCTGAACCATCATCGGTAACGGCAATTGTACTGTGTCCTGTCTTTTTTATAAGCTCAACCACTTCTTCCAGAGTCTGGTCGGGGCGGATGTTTGAGTCAGATGTAACGAATCCGGCTTTGTATGACTTTACACGGGCAACCATGGCAGCCTGGTCTTCAATTGTCTGTGAACCGTAAATAAAACTGATTCCGCCTTCTTTTGCAAGTGCTATAGCAAGCTTGTCGTCGGAAACAGACTGCATGACGGCACTGACCATCGGAATGTTCATGGAAAGAGCAGGTTCTTCGCCGGCCTTTTTGTTGTAGCTTACAACAGGTGTCCTTAAAGTAACATGCTCCGGAATACAGTCCGCGGAAGTGTATCCAGGAATAAGCAGATACTCACCGAATGTGTGTGACGGTTCTTCGTAAAAAAATGCCATATTGCCCTCGTTAATAAAAATTTCATTTTATTATACCGAAAACAACTTTCTCTGACAATAACAGAAGCTTTTCCCAGCCTTTTTCAAATAAAAACCGCCAAAATCAGACCTGTTTAATTGACAAAGATTTTATTCTGATGTATTCTCTATGAACATTAGGGCGATTAGCTCAGCTGGTAGAGCAACAGACTCTTAATCTGTGGGTCGGGAGTTCGATCCTCCCATCGCTCAAAAAAAAAGAACTCAAGCCTTGCTTGAGTTCTTTTTTTATTTACTGCTGTTTGCTGTCCTGTTCCCTTATTTCCACGCGCCTGATTTTTCCGCTTATAGTCTTGGGCAGTTCATCCACAAACTCAATTATTCTGGGCTGCTTGTAACCGGCTGTCCTTGTCTTTGCAAAGTCAAGTATTTCAAGTTCAAGTTCACGGGAAGGCTTGTATCCCTTTGCAAGAACAATGCTTGCCTTTACAGCCTGTCCCCTCTTTTTGTCAGGAACACCAGTAACTGCACATTCCATTACAGCAGGGTGCAGCGAAAGAACGCTTTCTACTTCAAAAGGACTTATTCTGTAGCCCGAACTCTTTATTACATCATCGTCACGGCCTTCAAACCAGATGTATCCGTCTTCATCATAACGGGCGCTGTCACCTGTTCTGTAAAGGCCGCCTTCAAAAGCAGCAGCGGTCATTTCTTCGTCGTGGTAATATCCCGAAAAAAGTCCAAACGGCTTTCCGTTGCGTATGTCTATAACAATCGAACCAACCTGCCCCGGAGCACACTTTTTTCCATCCTGGTCAACAATAAGCAGATCGTAACCGGGGGCGGGTTTTCCCATTGAACCGGGCTTTGTCTCCATTCCGGGGAATGTTCCTGCCATAACAGTTGCCTCTGTCTGACCGAAAGCCTCATACAGCTTTAGTCCGGTAAGTTCCAGAAGTTTGTCGTAAATATCGGGATTAAGCGCTTCACCTGCAGTAACGCAGTACTTTAGCGCAGAAAGGTCGTATTTTGAAAAGTCACGACGCACAAGATACCTGTACACTGTCGGAGGGGCACAGAATGTTGTTACACCGTAGTGAGCCATTTTTTCAAGAAGAAGGTCAGGCTTAAAACTTTCCATGTCATAGGCCATTACCGCCGAACCGCAAAGCCACTGGCCGTACAGTTTGCCCCATACTGCCTTTGCCCAGCCCGTTTCTGCAACGGTAAGGTGAAGTCCGCCGTCAATTACATTCTGCCAGTATTTTGCCGTAATAATGTGTCCCAGCGGGTATAGGAAATTATGCACAACCATTTTGGGGTAGCCCGAAGTTCCCGACGTAAAGTAAAGGAGCATAATATCTTCGTTTGAAGTGATGTTTTTTCCTTCGGGAATTTCAAAACTGTCTGAACAGGACTGAACTTCCTTTGTATAATCAATCCATCCTTTTCTTGAACCAGTTACCGTAACAAGACTTCTTACTGTTGGACACTGGGGAAGCGCTTTTTCTACTTCTTGCTGGAGTTTTCCAGTTTCAAACGAAACAATCATTTTTATTCCGGCAGCAGAACATCTGTATTCTATGTCCTTCTGCAGAAGTTGTGTTGTTGCAGGAACAGCCACGGCACCTATTCTGTGCAAGGCAAGAATAAAAAACCAGAATTCATAGCGGCGGCGCAGCATAAGCATAACTGCGTCTCCCTTCTTTATTCCGTTTCTTACAAGAAAATCAGCGGTTTTCCTTGACTCCCTGCTCATGTCTTCAAAGGTAAATATTTTTTCGTCACCATGGTCATCACACCATACAAGCGCACGTTTTTTGGGGTCTTCCGAAGCATAACGGTCAACCACATCATAGGCAAAATTGAAATTTTCAGGGATTTTGATTTTGAAATTGTTCTTTAAATCTTCATAACCGTTAAAATCACGGGCTTCTTCCAGAAATTCTTCATAAAGTTTCATACACACACCAGATAAAATAAATTGAACGCAAACGCAGCTGTTCCGTAAGTTTGCGAAGAAAACTGAACTCTTGTTCAGTATGACCTCATTTTTTTGACACGCAGAATATATTCAGGTTGCAGAAAATATTCCGATTACGGAAATTTAAAACTCCCAGACATGATAAACTTTTTTAGCGCTAAACTCAAGACACAGTTATTCCGATAATATTAAAAATTCCACATGAAAATTGGAGTATACAATGGCATACAATCCCTACGAGACAAA
Proteins encoded in this window:
- the purA gene encoding adenylosuccinate synthase, whose translation is MKVVIIGAQWGDEGKGKIVDYLAEDAKYVVRYSGGPNAGHTIVVDGKQFALHQVPSGILYPEKKVFLGAGMVIDPEALFNELAMLKENGINWEGRVFISDRAHLILPKYRSMDKERDASRKRPIGTTGRGIGIAYSEKSHRDGLRLADLDWKEKIADLDAEDLDYLNKYRDQLLSMRVDLTSKMWEYRKDNILFEGAQGAMLDIDSGTYPYVSSGASCAAGAATGCGIGPHDLDHILGVFKAYETRVGNGPMPTEFNETSEGELCQYVRDTGREYGVTTGRARRCGYLDLVALRYACRVNSLDSLVLTHLDIYDEMDQIEACVAYDINGKIVTDFPANVDELNAAKPVLQKFQGWKASLKECRSYKKLPKNARAYVEFIEDYTGTPVGIISVGYERDETFVRKNPWKK
- a CDS encoding AMP-binding protein, whose translation is MKLYEEFLEEARDFNGYEDLKNNFKIKIPENFNFAYDVVDRYASEDPKKRALVWCDDHGDEKIFTFEDMSRESRKTADFLVRNGIKKGDAVMLMLRRRYEFWFFILALHRIGAVAVPATTQLLQKDIEYRCSAAGIKMIVSFETGKLQQEVEKALPQCPTVRSLVTVTGSRKGWIDYTKEVQSCSDSFEIPEGKNITSNEDIMLLYFTSGTSGYPKMVVHNFLYPLGHIITAKYWQNVIDGGLHLTVAETGWAKAVWGKLYGQWLCGSAVMAYDMESFKPDLLLEKMAHYGVTTFCAPPTVYRYLVRRDFSKYDLSALKYCVTAGEALNPDIYDKLLELTGLKLYEAFGQTEATVMAGTFPGMETKPGSMGKPAPGYDLLIVDQDGKKCAPGQVGSIVIDIRNGKPFGLFSGYYHDEEMTAAAFEGGLYRTGDSARYDEDGYIWFEGRDDDVIKSSGYRISPFEVESVLSLHPAVMECAVTGVPDKKRGQAVKASIVLAKGYKPSRELELEILDFAKTRTAGYKQPRIIEFVDELPKTISGKIRRVEIREQDSKQQ
- a CDS encoding IMP dehydrogenase, whose protein sequence is MAFFYEEPSHTFGEYLLIPGYTSADCIPEHVTLRTPVVSYNKKAGEEPALSMNIPMVSAVMQSVSDDKLAIALAKEGGISFIYGSQTIEDQAAMVARVKSYKAGFVTSDSNIRPDQTLEEVVELIKKTGHSTIAVTDDGSARGKLEGIITERDFRIDHVPANSKVSDYMTPFKDLITGKDGISLSDANDLIWTHKVNQLPVIDSNNHLVSLVFRKDFDSHETHPLELLDSNHRYIVGAGINTRDYMKRVPALLDAGVDILCLDSSEGYSEWQARALKDIHEKFGKNVKVGAGNVVDREGFMFLAENGADFVKIGIGGGSICITREQKGIGRGQATATIEVAKARDEYYAKTGIYVPICSDGGIVHDYHITLALAMGADFVMLGRYFARFDESPTNKLIINGNYVKEYWGEGSNRARNWQRYDLGGKSGLSFEEGVDSYVPYAGRLHDNVAMTVSKVVHTMCNCGALSIPELQQKAKLTLVSQVTIDEGSAHDVTVKNTSIHS